The Alistipes sp. ZOR0009 sequence TATCTAGAAGGGGAATGGCTAGGCTAAAAGAGTCGGTTGAAGTAAAAAGCCTATAAGAGAGCAGCTGGTAAGGCTTTTCGCACCCTTCATTAGATCTGCAGACCAATGTACGCTAACAGGCAGATAGGATTGTAAATTTGAGATGTAATTAATTACAAGTGGATGGTGACGCCACTATAAATGCAGCCAAAAAACAGTTATAAATTACAATTATGTCACAAGAATTGGTTTCAATGGCGCAGGCATTTTCTGGTCTGCCCATGGATTCTCTAATCGGAGGTCCACTTAATGCTGCTGCAAAAGCAAACGCAGCAATGGCTCTTACCCAAACATCATTTTTGTTAGACACATGCTTTAGTAAAAAGGATGAGAAGAACTATGAGCCTATCCTTATTTCGATGACTCTGACAAGAGGGGTTATCCAACCAGCTGAAGCCGGAAAGGATCCTATCATCAAGCAGGTGCAAACAAAGTTCGAGCTGCCTATCTTGACCATTATTCCTCTAAACTCGTTGGCTGTAGACAATGTTGACATTTCGTTCGAAATGGAAGTGAAGTCTAGCTTTGGGGAGGATACTCATGAAGAAAAGTCTAAGGCTCTTAAAGCAGAATCAAGCTTCGAAGCAAAGTTTGGGTATGGTCCTTTCTCTGCCACCATTAAGGGTAGCGTTAGCTACGATCAGAAGGAGTCTTCTTCTCGTGATACCCACTACCAGAAAAGCAACTCTGCAAAGTACACTGTAAACGTGCATGCAGGACAGCTTCCACTTCCTCAGGGGGTAACGACTATCATTGACGCTTTCACGAAGTCTATTGAACCTATTGAACTGCCTGTAAGCAAGTAGACCGAAAGTAGGATTAAAGATTTTGGTAAGGTTTAGTTGAGTGAGGTTTGAACGGATGTTCAGCATCTCTATGTAAAGTATTCACTGGCATGTAAAAATGCCAGTGAATATCAAAAATCTTTTGACAACAATTATTATGGATAACAGTAACGATTCGGGACCGCAGTTCGGGAAGCAGCTACCTAGCATGGTAGATCTTCTAAGTGCTCCGTTGGTTGCGGCAGCCTCAGCCAACTCGTATATGGTAAGGGAGCAAACTCGATTTTTAATGGACACCTGCTTTGTGGCCAAAGGCTCAAACCAATTTGAACCGATAATGATTGAGATGTCTCTGACAAGATCGGTAATGAAGGAGGGGGCAGGAGATGGACCCCAGTTTCAGACTGTAAGAAGCGTTTTTCAGGTCCCTATTCTCACAATGGTTCCCTTGAATTCATTGGCGGTAGATAATGTGGATATTGATTTTAGCATGGAGGTGGTGTCGTATTCGAGCAATACCTCTACCACAACGACAAAGAAGGAGGAGCCGAACGCAGGTACTAGCGGATGGTATGACAAATCAGCCTCTAACGAGCCAGCATTAACAGGAAAACTTAGCTATGATTCTAACGATAAAAGTGAGAATAGAAGCCATAACGCATCTAAGCTAAACGTGAAAATTCATGCAGGAACGGTTCCTTTACCAACTGGCGTAACCACCCTGATAGACCTGTACCTGAAATCAATTAACGCAGTCCCATCTTCAGTACAGCAATAGCTATGGATGATAAATTACAGAAAATAGGATGTCCCGTTTGCCAGCATCCGATATACTTTGAGGTAAAACGGCTAATACAAGGCGAATCGTTTATCTGCGCAAACTGTAAGAGTGCGGTCAGCCTTTCTTCATCGAGCAGCCAAGTGGTGCAGCAGGTGATGTCAGAGTACGAAAAGTTGAAGGTTAAAAAAAATATAAACGACAAAAAAAACTAGAACTATGATAAAGTTAAGAGCGTTTGTAGATGCAATCCATGATGCAATTGTAGGTGCTAACGATACGCTTACGGATAGCAGCGTGGGGATTATTGCCAAATTTTTTAAAAAGGCATCGCCAGATGGAAGTGACGATGTTCTTGTTCCAGAATCGATTGTAGTAAAGTATCCCCATGTAACAGACAAGGGGGTAGAGGAAGTTGATGTGAAAGTGCCGCTGCTGACGTTGGCTCCTATAACCTGTCCTACGATAGATGAAGTGGAGTTTACAACAAAGTTCGAGATGGATATTGTCGAGAATGAGCTGAATCTAAACTTCTCGAGAGATAATAAAGATACCAAGGAAACGACTTCAAATAGAACTGGAAATATAAAAATACGAATAACACCACAGGAAATTCCAGAGGGGTTAAAGAGCATCATTGAAGGGTACGAAAGAGTTTTGAAATCACAGATTCCTTGATTTAAAATTTTACGGCTATGTGGTTTCGGAATAAAAAGTCAAGAAAACAGGAGGTCTCTCTATCTCAGATTATAGCCGACTTTAAAGAGGCTCTGAATAGAAGCCAAGAGGCTCATGAAAAGTATCAGTTAGCCCGGGTAAAAGAGTTCTACAATGCAGATGGGACGCTAAAAACTACCAGGTTTAAGGCGGAAGACGGCATGGAGATGGAAATTCCCAACTGTAAGCTTGTAAACCATTCCATACTTCATCTGGATGAGTTTAGGATGCAGTTTCAGGCACGAATAGGGGAAGTAAAATTGGACGGGTTACGGGAAAATTATGCTGAAATGGTAACGGCTCCTTTGCTAGTGACTTTTTCGGAAATGGTTGGAGGAAGCCAGATTCAAGTCGAAATTTCTTACAAAAAAAATAAGGAAGAAACGCTGCTTTTACATTCGAAACTGAATGAGGATAGGTTGTAGCGGTGCTTTTAATTTGTGGAATAGCTATCAGTTGAGTAGGATAGAATTACAGGTAAGCCGAAAACTGGATAGAGTAGGCAAAATTATTGGGGTGTGCTTTTTCTGAGGAACTCATTAGGGCTTAAAAGTCAAGAGAAGGGCTATGTGTTGATTTTAGGCTGTAGAAGATACTCCATGTAAGCAGCATCTCCTTTTTAAAACAAAATTTTATGGTGAGTTACAGACAGTCGTTTAACAATTCTTGCGGGGCAGCTTCTCTTATGTGTGCAGCGTTAGAGCTAGGTGTTAATACAATTCCAAACAAGCCCGCGATTCATCCTCTGTGGACTGGTTCTCATACAATACACGAGAGGGGGGACCTTACATCAGAGGCTAGAATTTACGCGGTAACTTCAGGTAGCCCTGGTGCTCCATCAAACCAGAGCGGGTATTCGCTACCTAGTCGTATTGGTTTTACTGCAAAGGAGTTAGGTTTGACAACTATTGCTTTTGTTCCAAGATCTATTGTTGGTAATCTGTTGCTTTTTTTGTATGGAAGCGAAAAAATTGATGCAGAAAGGGTTGGAATGTTGCTTAAAAGAGAGGCTGCTCCACCGCTAGCCGATAGGCAGCGACTTTTGAGAATATTGAGAGTTGGAGAAGCTCTAGTTGGCGTCCTAACACTGGACTACATTATGTTATGGAGCGTCCTGACGCTAGTATTATGGACCCTGCTGTTGGGCAAAATTTTCCAAATTTAGATATGGCCATTGCCGCACATCGGGCTAATGGGGTGTCATATCAAGATACAGGGTTGGCTATTTTGGTTGTTTAATCCTAAGTGTGTTCCTTAAAAATTTGATGTTATGAATTTATCTAAGAACCTTACGTTGGAGGAGGTTACAAAGTCCTCGACGGCTGAAAAATTAAAGATTCGGAACGATAATATGACCGAAGAAGTTTTAGCCAACTTGAAAGCGTTGGCAGAGGCCATATTTCAAGCTGCAAGAGATAAGTTGGGCCCAATTCGAATTTCATCTGGATATAGGTCTCCTGAGTTAAATAAGGCTGTTGGAGGGTCACAAACCTCACAACACTCCAAAGGAGAGGCGTTAGACCTTCAGGGAATTAGCGTGTCAAATAAAGAGTTGTTCATGTTTATCAAAGATCATCTAGATTTTGATCAGCTAATATGGGAGTTTGGAACCAATACTAATCCAGAGTGGGTGCATGTTTCATATCGAAGAAGCGGAAAAAATCGTAAGCAGGTTTTAATTTCTGTGAAAGAAAATGGGAAAACAGGATATAAAAATTGGCCAGCATAACGATTTTTATTGCACTCTATACCTGATTTAAAAATTTAATGGATGGCTATTATCTAAAATAATAGCAGGCAGATCTGAAAAGCCTTAATAGAGTAGGTGAAATTTTTAAAATAAAAACTTTATGAGCGATTACTATTGTTGGTTGCAGTACTACGATAAGGATACAGCCAAGCAAACTAGCAGCAGTGAGATAAGGTACTATCAAGGACATAAGCATGGGGTTCAGCCAAGTGCAAATAACTGGAATGACTGTCTTAATGATTTAGTTTTGGCTGTAAATGGGGTTAGAAATCCCCCATTGAAACCTTTGTCAAAAGAAGTTATCAGTAAAGATGCAGAAAGAAAAACGCGCTCTGCGCACTAGTTAACTTTTTCTGCGAGCTCCCATTTGTTTTTTATCGAATCAGAAGAAGAAATAGTAGTTTTTTCTTTTTAAAAAGACTGTTAAAACGGTTCCCATGCCTTTCTTTAAAAGAAGTACATTGAAAAAGAACTTAGTGAAAATAGGAGTTCTGGTGGGTGTTTGCTTGGTGGTGTCACATTTTAGCAAAACGGTATTAAGTGAAGACGGGGAGCGGAGAAGCCTTATAAGCTATGCGGACGAGGTTGTTGCTCAGATCGGTGATAGTCTTTTGTTTGAAACTGGATTAACACAGCATATAGTCGACTCAGTTGGGGCGAAGGTTGCTTTGGGTTGTTTAGAAAACTCGGTCGATTATTTTGATACGTTGTTGTTTAGAAGGGTGGCACTGTCGGTGCTTGAACGAAATTCTCGTATCGACGGTGCCTTTATTCTCCTTTTAAAAAAGAAAGATGGAGCGAATGTTCGGCTAGAAGCCGCTGCATACTGGGAAAGAAAAAAAGACTCGGTAGAGGTTACTAATTGTACTAGGGACAATTGCTTGCTTTGGAATTCAGAAAGTCTCATTTGGGAAACCGTATCAAAGGATGGAGGTTTGTCCTCTTGGATTGCACCTCACTTCAATCTGCTTATCAAAAAGAGGGTCGTTACTTATGCTTGCGAGATAAAGCTGTCTGACAGTTTGTTTTGCTATGTAGGAGCAGACTATACCGTTTCTAAAGTTTATAGCATGCTCAATGGCTGGAAGGCAGGTCGGATAGGGTATCCTTACTTGATGAATAATAGCGAAGAGTTTATAGCTCATCCTAACAGTGATACTCGTACGCTAGGAGAAATAGGGAGAGCATATGGTGAGGAAACTTTAGTAAAACTGTCTGAAAATATTGAAGATACAGCAAGGATAAATCCAACGGATTACTATCATTTGAATACAGTATCTAAGGCAATGTGCTGGGAAAATGTGGTTCGTCTAGATTCTTTGGGTTGGCTATTAGGTGTTTCTATAACAGATCAACAAGTGTATAGTAATCCTCAATACTTTAATCAGCAGCGAAAAAACTGCATGCAGAGTTCGTTTGCCTATTTAGGCGGATTGCTGATTTTTGAGATATTGGTGATTTTGCTTTTGTTTCGGAAAGAAGAGGTGGCTTCATTAGTGGGAGGCACTGTGCTAATTATTTTCATTGTTGAGATTGTTTTGTTATGTCATATTAGTATTAGATATCCTTCTATTGATTTTTCAGATATGGAGATTGCTAAGAGCGCTAGCCAAAAGAGCAAATTGCTGAGGGAAGGGGTTGAGAATAATAAGGATACTCAAAAGATTTCAACCAATTTTGATCGTTGGAATTTTTCGATGTTGCTAGACGAGGATGGTGCAAAAGACTACGTTAATCTTTATAGAAGGGGGTTGGTGGGGAAGACTGATTTGCAAACGTTTCTAGTACCTGTCGGAGTATATGTGTTAACTGTTAAATTTACAGATTCATACACAACAACGCTTTCTGGCTATGTTTGGCAGATCATTCCTTATGGCCAAAATATTCAGCCTGGTATCTTATTTCCCGATGCTGAAAATTCAAATTTTGATCATAAAGATAGCGCCTTTGTAGTTGGGGGTAATCATGAAAAGTCGATTTTTTACAGGTGGCATTTTTCTACAGAAATTAGAGAACCGTTTGATTATAAGAGATTCCCATTCGACTATAATGCACTTTGGATTAGAATTTGGCCAGCGGATATGGATAAAAATGTGATTTTAATACCAGATTTTAAATCATATAACCTAATCCATCCATCTTTTAAGCCAGGCCTCGATAACGATGTTATAATTCCAGGATGGGAGATTGACGGAACCTACTATTCATTTAAAGAAAAGAGTTATAGCACTAGTTTTGACTCCAATCAGTCCAACTTTAAGGATGGGTTTCCGGAGTTGCATTATAACATAATTCTCAGAAGGGATTATTTCGATACCATAATAACGCGAATAATACCTATTGCCGTCCTTCTTTTTATGACCTACTCTATTTTATGGATATCAAAGCGAGAGGATGCTTTAGATGTTGCAATTGCTTGTGCTGGATTGTTGTTTGTTGCAGTCTTTGAGCATGTTAATCTCCGTAAAAACATGGATGCAACTGGCGTAATTTATATGGAGTACTACTATTTTGCAACTTATATGCTTTTAGTTCTAGCTTCTGTAAATGCAATTCTAGATAGTCGACTTTCTAGATATCTCCCAGAATATCTCGGTTTTTCAAAGTTGATGGTTATCGTATATTGGCCATTGCTGCTTCTGATCGTTTTAGTGGCAACTATCATAACTTTTTATTAATCATGGTGTTTTTTCTTCTTTTGTCTAATGCTAATAGCTTATTAGACAAAACAGAGAAGGAATCATTAAGGCTTATTTTCTTTCCTTTTCGTATCTTTGCCGCAAATAATTAGAGTTATGAGCGAAAGCAATCAGAACGCAATTTTCGGTATACGCCCTGTGATAGAGGCGATAAATGCTGGCAAACAGCTGGATAAGGTAATGGTTAAGAATGGGCTCGAAGGGGAGCTGATTCAGGAGTTGAAGGATTTGCTTAAGCGCAACCGTATCTTTGTACAGTATGTTCCCGAAGAGAAGCTGAACTCTGTAACCCGCCAAAACCATCAGGGAGTAATTGCTTTTGCGGCTCAAATAGAGTACTACGAGTTGGAGGTGGTGGTAACCGCCGCCCTCGAAAAGGAGAAGGCTCCTCTATTCCTCATTCTTGATGGGGTAACCGATGTGCGCAACTTTGGTGCTATTGCTCGTACGGCCGAGTGTGCCGGGGTCGATGCCATTATTATTCCAGCAAAGGGATCTGCCCAAATCAACTCCGATGCCATTAAAGCATCGGCTGGGGCGCTGCACTTCATCCCGGTTGTTAAGGTATCTAGCCTTCGCACGGCCATCTTCTATCTGCGCGATAGCGGTATTCAGATTGTGGCCTCATCCGAAAAGGCCCGCCATATGATGTACAAGGTGGACATGACGCCACCAACAGCAATTATCATGGGATCGGAGGATAAGGGGATTTCTAGCGATAACCTCAAGTTTGTTGACGAGATGGTGAAGGTACCACTAAGCGGACAAATTGAGTCGCTAAACGTAGGGGTTGCTGCCGCGCTGGTTGTTTTTGAGGCTGTTCGCCAGCGTATTTACGAGCACTTAGAGGAGATTTAATGCTTTTTTACTTGATAGTAGGGAGCGCTGAACCGTTGGTTTCAGCGCTTTTTTTTTCGGGGGATTAGCCGCCAGTCTGGGCATATTGCCGATTGCTGTTTTGGGCAAGATATTTTTGCTACCTTTTAGGAGCCTAAAACATCGTTTCCGATAGTTTGTTGTTGGTGCTAAAACTTAAAATATGGAATGTAACAGTTGTAAATCTGAGCTGGCTCTCCGAAATATCATGGAGCTGGCCTTTAAGGGAAAATCTACCTGCCTAAAATGCGGAACCTCGCTAGGCTTAAAAAACCGCTTTTTTGTAACCTTTCTGCTGGTGCTGCTGCTTTTGTTTGTGCTAGTCGCATCCTACTTTTTGGTGGTTAGCCGCATCAAAATGGGTATGGGCATAGGGTGGAGCGTGCTGACTTTACTAACGCCTTGGGTAATTTTTATGGTTGTTTTTGCCATGCTGGTGGTTCCTGCAATGGAGGTTGAACGGCGAAGTTAACAAACTGTTTTTTGTGTAATGGCTAATTTTACAGCTGTTTATGCGCTTTGTGCTGGTTTCGTTAGCTAAAAATTTAACAAGTCGTTAACCCTTTTCTGTTAGTTTTTAAGCAGCTCTAAGGGCTAGTTTGAATATTTTGCAGCGTGTTTGAAAGACAGAGATAACAGTTTTGACAACCTTCAAAAAATTCAGACTTTGAAAACGGCTACTCTAACAGATAATGACTTGGTTGGTCGCATAGCAACTGGATGCGATAACTCTTATGCAATACTACACGATCGTTACCGTCGTAAGGTTTTAGGGTATGTTACTCTTTTTATCCGTCGTCAGGACGTTGCCGAAGATATAACGCAGGACGTTTTTATTAAGGCATACCGATCTTTGAAGGCTGGATACTATCAGGACAATGGGAAGTTTGTGCCTTGGTTGATGCGCATTGCCCGTAACTTGGTTATCGATCACTTTCGGAAGGATTCTCCCATTTTTGTGGAAGATGGTAGCCCAATGGACTACAAACTGCGTAGTATGACAGGGGATGATTCTCCTGAAAAGTTAATAATTAGAAAGCAGCAGAAGTACAGCATAAAAAGCCTTATTGACGAGCTTCCGAAGGAGCAGAAAGAGGTGGTGCTGCTTCGTTTTTATATTGGCTTAAGCTTTAAGGAAATTGCAGAATATACCGATGTGAGTATAAATACAGCTCTAGGACGCATGCGGTATGCCTTGATTAACCTAAAGAAAAAGGCTGTTTCAATGGAACGTTTTTAAACATGTCTGTTTGTGTTTGTTTAAAGAAAGAGGCTACCCTTTAGGATAGCCTCTTTCTTTATTTCATATTTCCTTTTATCACTTTAATGAGGTCTACCCTAAAAATCAAACCTTTATTGGGCTCTATCTTTGAGTTTCCCTCTGCTCCGTAGGCCAAACTGCTTGGGATGTATAGCATGATGGTAT is a genomic window containing:
- a CDS encoding DUF2589 domain-containing protein, with protein sequence MSQELVSMAQAFSGLPMDSLIGGPLNAAAKANAAMALTQTSFLLDTCFSKKDEKNYEPILISMTLTRGVIQPAEAGKDPIIKQVQTKFELPILTIIPLNSLAVDNVDISFEMEVKSSFGEDTHEEKSKALKAESSFEAKFGYGPFSATIKGSVSYDQKESSSRDTHYQKSNSAKYTVNVHAGQLPLPQGVTTIIDAFTKSIEPIELPVSK
- a CDS encoding DUF2589 domain-containing protein — its product is MDNSNDSGPQFGKQLPSMVDLLSAPLVAAASANSYMVREQTRFLMDTCFVAKGSNQFEPIMIEMSLTRSVMKEGAGDGPQFQTVRSVFQVPILTMVPLNSLAVDNVDIDFSMEVVSYSSNTSTTTTKKEEPNAGTSGWYDKSASNEPALTGKLSYDSNDKSENRSHNASKLNVKIHAGTVPLPTGVTTLIDLYLKSINAVPSSVQQ
- a CDS encoding DUF2589 domain-containing protein, yielding MIKLRAFVDAIHDAIVGANDTLTDSSVGIIAKFFKKASPDGSDDVLVPESIVVKYPHVTDKGVEEVDVKVPLLTLAPITCPTIDEVEFTTKFEMDIVENELNLNFSRDNKDTKETTSNRTGNIKIRITPQEIPEGLKSIIEGYERVLKSQIP
- a CDS encoding D-Ala-D-Ala carboxypeptidase family metallohydrolase, whose protein sequence is MNLSKNLTLEEVTKSSTAEKLKIRNDNMTEEVLANLKALAEAIFQAARDKLGPIRISSGYRSPELNKAVGGSQTSQHSKGEALDLQGISVSNKELFMFIKDHLDFDQLIWEFGTNTNPEWVHVSYRRSGKNRKQVLISVKENGKTGYKNWPA
- the rlmB gene encoding 23S rRNA (guanosine(2251)-2'-O)-methyltransferase RlmB, which translates into the protein MSESNQNAIFGIRPVIEAINAGKQLDKVMVKNGLEGELIQELKDLLKRNRIFVQYVPEEKLNSVTRQNHQGVIAFAAQIEYYELEVVVTAALEKEKAPLFLILDGVTDVRNFGAIARTAECAGVDAIIIPAKGSAQINSDAIKASAGALHFIPVVKVSSLRTAIFYLRDSGIQIVASSEKARHMMYKVDMTPPTAIIMGSEDKGISSDNLKFVDEMVKVPLSGQIESLNVGVAAALVVFEAVRQRIYEHLEEI
- a CDS encoding RNA polymerase sigma factor: MKDRDNSFDNLQKIQTLKTATLTDNDLVGRIATGCDNSYAILHDRYRRKVLGYVTLFIRRQDVAEDITQDVFIKAYRSLKAGYYQDNGKFVPWLMRIARNLVIDHFRKDSPIFVEDGSPMDYKLRSMTGDDSPEKLIIRKQQKYSIKSLIDELPKEQKEVVLLRFYIGLSFKEIAEYTDVSINTALGRMRYALINLKKKAVSMERF